The following are encoded together in the Deltaproteobacteria bacterium genome:
- a CDS encoding MotA/TolQ/ExbB proton channel family protein, with amino-acid sequence MLTEKIFTFAHVIDQAVLWILLFLSLVSVGMILERFFNLKKVHSETKRVREQIKNSIQNHQVEFFEDLARDPLSFEGRIANYALKHIKESGSKGLEELFNTYTLSIKPELEKFLSFLATVGSNAPYIGLLGTVLGIMKAFNDLATSQDAGQQTVMAGISLALVATAAGLFVAIPAVIFYNYFSRQVKSILQSIESVKELGLTYAKRKGL; translated from the coding sequence GTGTTAACTGAAAAAATTTTTACTTTTGCTCATGTTATTGATCAAGCCGTTCTCTGGATTCTTTTATTTCTGAGCTTAGTGAGTGTTGGTATGATTTTAGAACGATTTTTCAATCTTAAAAAAGTCCACAGTGAAACTAAGAGAGTGCGTGAGCAAATTAAAAACTCAATTCAAAACCATCAAGTTGAATTTTTTGAAGATCTCGCTCGGGACCCTCTTTCTTTTGAGGGAAGGATTGCTAATTATGCTTTGAAACATATCAAAGAAAGTGGCTCTAAAGGTTTGGAAGAATTGTTTAATACCTATACCTTAAGCATCAAACCTGAGTTAGAAAAGTTTTTGAGTTTTTTAGCTACAGTTGGATCCAATGCTCCCTATATTGGACTATTAGGAACTGTTTTGGGAATCATGAAAGCGTTTAACGATCTCGCAACCTCACAGGACGCGGGTCAACAAACCGTAATGGCAGGAATTTCATTAGCTTTAGTAGCTACCGCTGCTGGACTTTTTGTAGCTATCCCCGCTGTTATTTTCTATAACTACTTTAGCCGTCAAGTTAAGTCTATTCTACAAAGCATTGAGAGTGTCAAAGAACTCGGCCTTACCTATGCCAAAAGAAAAGGTTTATAA
- a CDS encoding flagellin FliC, protein MRITSQTASLSAQKYLAQTQKKLEVSMQQLASGSRFANSSIDPAGQAISETLKSQARGFESATMNAQNASSLVQQAEGALNEQNNILIRLRELSVQSASDTFSEVERGFLNNEFVQLTEELDRIAKTTRFGSQNLLDGTERTYEFHVGIGSKADNIIRYQQDSNTTAAQLGLDGLSIEDQSGARESLDALDSALEKIGSTRAKLGSVQSRMEYVINNNESQRENLILAQSKIADTDVAKTISDIKRSQIMQQYQIAMLAASNESDGLALRLVA, encoded by the coding sequence GTGCGTATCACGTCACAAACTGCATCATTAAGTGCGCAAAAATATTTGGCGCAAACTCAAAAGAAATTAGAAGTATCCATGCAGCAACTTGCCAGTGGGTCACGTTTTGCAAACAGCAGCATCGATCCTGCAGGGCAAGCCATATCCGAAACATTAAAATCTCAAGCTCGTGGTTTCGAATCCGCAACGATGAATGCCCAAAATGCCTCGAGTCTTGTTCAGCAAGCTGAGGGGGCCCTGAATGAGCAAAATAATATATTGATTCGACTCAGAGAACTATCAGTTCAATCAGCAAGTGATACCTTTTCTGAAGTTGAAAGAGGTTTTTTAAATAATGAATTTGTGCAACTGACTGAAGAATTAGATCGAATTGCAAAAACCACTCGATTCGGTTCACAGAATTTGCTGGATGGAACAGAAAGAACTTATGAGTTTCACGTGGGGATTGGTAGTAAAGCTGATAACATTATCAGGTATCAGCAAGATAGCAATACCACAGCGGCTCAATTGGGCTTAGATGGATTAAGCATCGAAGATCAAAGCGGAGCTAGAGAAAGCTTGGATGCTTTGGATTCCGCTCTGGAAAAAATTGGTTCGACACGAGCAAAATTAGGCTCCGTACAAAGTCGAATGGAGTATGTGATTAACAATAACGAAAGCCAAAGAGAAAACCTTATTTTGGCTCAATCAAAAATTGCAGACACAGATGTGGCAAAAACAATTTCTGATATCAAAAGATCGCAGATCATGCAGCAATATCAAATCGCTATGCTAGCGGCTTCGAACGAATCCGATGGGCTGGCCTTGAGATTAGTCGCTTAA
- a CDS encoding aspartate-semialdehyde dehydrogenase codes for MKSLKIGVVGATGMVGQTFMSILEERKFPISELKPFASDASLGKKISCQNKEWKCEVLKPGCFEGLDLVFFSSGDDISKEWAPQAAKSGAYAVDNSAAFRMDATVALVVPEVNGDLLLNMKTPQIIANPNCSTIQLVVALKPLQDKFGLESVKVSSYQAVSGGGLPAYEELLNQVQDYKNENPVAKVFPHPIIFNTIPQIGSFDDQGFCSEEIKIQKETKKILRQNDLHVSAFTVRVPALNSHSESVWITLKKETTKAEITQTLADFSGIIVQDDPKNSVYPTPRNVSGKDPVYVGRIHQDQVDSKLWLMWVVSDNIRKGAALNGIQIAEKLFDLA; via the coding sequence ATGAAGTCATTAAAAATTGGAGTGGTTGGGGCCACGGGAATGGTTGGTCAAACCTTTATGAGTATTCTTGAAGAAAGAAAGTTTCCAATTTCTGAATTGAAACCCTTTGCTAGTGACGCTTCCTTAGGAAAAAAAATTAGCTGCCAAAATAAAGAATGGAAATGTGAGGTTTTAAAACCTGGGTGTTTTGAAGGTTTAGATCTTGTGTTTTTCTCTTCAGGGGATGATATCTCTAAAGAGTGGGCTCCTCAAGCGGCTAAATCTGGGGCTTATGCCGTTGATAACTCGGCCGCGTTCAGAATGGATGCGACGGTGGCCCTAGTGGTTCCTGAGGTCAATGGCGACTTACTTCTGAATATGAAAACTCCACAGATTATAGCCAATCCCAATTGCTCGACGATTCAATTAGTTGTTGCTCTCAAACCCTTACAAGATAAATTTGGCCTCGAAAGTGTCAAAGTAAGTTCTTATCAAGCTGTCAGCGGTGGGGGACTTCCCGCCTATGAGGAACTATTAAACCAAGTCCAAGATTATAAAAATGAAAATCCCGTGGCGAAGGTCTTCCCTCATCCGATTATCTTTAATACCATACCTCAAATTGGCTCTTTTGATGACCAAGGTTTTTGCAGTGAAGAAATCAAGATTCAAAAGGAAACTAAAAAAATCTTGCGTCAAAATGATCTTCACGTTTCTGCTTTCACGGTCAGAGTGCCCGCTTTAAACTCCCATAGCGAATCTGTTTGGATCACTCTCAAAAAAGAGACCACGAAGGCCGAGATAACTCAAACGCTGGCTGATTTTAGTGGAATTATTGTTCAAGATGATCCTAAGAATTCTGTCTACCCAACACCTAGAAATGTTTCTGGGAAAGACCCTGTGTATGTGGGTAGGATTCACCAAGATCAGGTAGATTCAAAGCTGTGGTTAATGTGGGTTGTTTCCGATAATATCAGAAAAGGTGCCGCCTTGAACGGTATTCAAATTGCCGAAAAGCTTTTTGATCTGGCCTAG
- a CDS encoding transposase has product MEIYPKIKSRSKIEKADIYFDDTAHIKSDHHAGKTWGIKGDTPVVVSSGARISFSLISVISSRGLMRFMVREGGVNSAVFIEFLKRLIAGAKRKIFLIVDGGFAH; this is encoded by the coding sequence ATGGAAATTTATCCAAAGATAAAGAGTCGCTCCAAGATCGAGAAAGCGGATATATATTTTGACGATACAGCTCACATTAAGTCGGATCATCATGCCGGAAAAACCTGGGGAATTAAAGGCGATACTCCAGTCGTAGTTAGTAGTGGTGCTCGGATTTCTTTTTCATTGATCTCGGTAATATCATCGCGGGGCTTGATGAGATTTATGGTGCGTGAAGGTGGAGTCAACTCAGCAGTTTTTATAGAATTTTTGAAAAGGCTAATTGCTGGAGCGAAAAGAAAAATATTTCTAATTGTTGATGGTGGATTTGCTCACTAA
- a CDS encoding flagellin FliC, which produces MGLRIQTNMASISAQKVLSKQQVRAEHASQALAGGSRIVKAGDDAAGLAISESMRAQVRGMQMARTNSFNAVSAIQVSEGGLNEVSNILVRLRELGIQAASDNVGEKERSFLDLEAKNIIEEADRIARTTTFGDKKLLDGSGGKQTYHVGPNGGEENTITFDLSSNATASEIGIDGLSLADKDSAKDLLNVVDGAMQKVGEMRANFGAIQNRLETTTANLDTQIENLSAARSRISDTDVAKESSELASAQVLQSAAVSVLAQANQFPSIALKLIG; this is translated from the coding sequence ATGGGCTTAAGAATACAAACAAACATGGCGTCGATTTCGGCACAAAAGGTCTTGTCTAAACAACAAGTCCGAGCTGAACATGCTTCCCAAGCATTAGCTGGAGGTTCTAGAATCGTTAAAGCTGGTGATGATGCCGCAGGACTCGCGATCTCTGAATCCATGCGGGCACAAGTACGAGGAATGCAAATGGCAAGAACCAATTCTTTCAATGCCGTAAGTGCCATTCAAGTCTCAGAAGGCGGACTGAATGAAGTCAGCAATATCTTAGTAAGACTCAGAGAGCTGGGCATTCAAGCAGCTTCAGACAATGTCGGTGAAAAAGAGAGGTCTTTTTTAGATTTAGAAGCAAAAAACATAATCGAAGAAGCCGACAGGATTGCAAGAACTACCACTTTTGGAGACAAGAAACTTCTTGATGGCTCTGGGGGAAAACAAACTTATCATGTTGGACCCAACGGAGGAGAAGAAAACACGATCACTTTTGATTTATCATCAAATGCAACCGCTTCAGAAATTGGCATTGATGGATTGTCCTTAGCAGATAAAGACTCCGCAAAAGACTTATTAAATGTAGTCGACGGGGCCATGCAAAAGGTCGGAGAAATGCGCGCCAATTTTGGAGCGATTCAAAATAGACTTGAAACAACAACAGCAAATTTAGACACGCAAATCGAAAATTTATCAGCAGCTAGATCCAGAATTTCAGATACAGATGTCGCAAAGGAATCCTCAGAACTAGCTTCAGCTCAAGTTTTACAAAGTGCTGCCGTGTCGGTACTCGCACAGGCCAATCAGTTCCCTAGTATTGCATTGAAACTGATTGGATAA
- a CDS encoding FHA domain-containing protein, whose protein sequence is MALLKVKKNGKYIHQIELDPALTYTAGRKEGVEILLGAEKAVSREHFSLKYSDDYWHLEVLSKFGDVIYQNEKVKNISFSEDTIFFIPPYEFEFYKNRSVGLPSATENPPSPETENQNDEFEKTVVGKIETIPQIQFVNEDLHLQKTISLTHLKEWTAGRDPNCEILIDDQRVSRKQFKIKSLHSEFFLVDLGSVNGTILNNKNIVPNEEVKLRSGDKIQVLDTTMLFELKNSNFDKGLMALQPIPLEELNSQEPHVPSLYEPQNLPNLNSSFPPPMSSHYMDPNLAYQLNDPLNNQAQLNSQIQEEDDESLKKKKIRMVLIGVVFLVLAAVFYTEVLAPPTSTKPNRSNDPFAKMNPNELSLLKQRKEIANDYYFKKSFRLALDETQKILKRFEELEINFKKTKFGQEVEELDKKSALAIEAEKEIIEYNTKQEEQRKNEEKLTQIADQCATKLKSNPSMTMSEYDNCIASVIYLNPAHPKIQSAKLKIQQAEEEKLRKMAENKVYRENVSKLKWIYKKAVKTEQEGNFLQAIEDYKAVLKQNLPDPEGLKKESNSKIISIEKMISMKSISFVQEAEKLASEKKYKEAIQRLKAALKVNPIDMTLDQKITLFKRELAKEIKPIWEEATIEETYSQVECTENKSCAIEKWKKIILMDVQDGEYYIKAFTKLKKYGAH, encoded by the coding sequence ATGGCTCTCCTTAAAGTAAAAAAAAATGGAAAATATATTCATCAAATTGAATTAGACCCAGCGTTAACCTACACTGCTGGGAGGAAAGAAGGCGTTGAAATTTTACTTGGGGCCGAAAAGGCTGTATCAAGAGAACATTTTAGTTTAAAATACTCTGATGATTATTGGCATTTAGAAGTCCTTTCTAAATTTGGTGATGTGATTTACCAAAATGAAAAAGTAAAAAATATCTCTTTTTCAGAGGATACGATTTTTTTTATTCCGCCTTATGAATTTGAATTTTATAAAAATAGGTCCGTTGGTTTACCTTCGGCAACGGAGAACCCTCCAAGTCCAGAAACTGAAAACCAAAATGATGAATTTGAAAAAACCGTCGTTGGAAAGATCGAAACTATTCCACAAATTCAATTTGTCAACGAAGACCTTCACTTGCAAAAAACCATTAGTCTGACTCATCTGAAGGAATGGACTGCTGGAAGAGACCCAAACTGCGAGATTTTAATCGATGATCAGCGGGTGAGTCGAAAACAATTTAAAATCAAAAGCCTCCACTCAGAATTTTTCTTAGTGGATTTGGGAAGCGTTAATGGAACTATTTTAAATAACAAAAACATTGTCCCAAATGAAGAAGTCAAATTAAGAAGCGGGGATAAAATTCAAGTTCTTGATACCACAATGCTTTTCGAATTAAAAAACTCAAACTTTGATAAAGGCTTAATGGCCCTGCAACCAATTCCACTTGAAGAACTTAATAGTCAAGAACCCCATGTTCCATCACTCTACGAACCACAAAATCTACCAAATTTGAATTCTAGCTTTCCACCTCCAATGTCTTCTCATTATATGGATCCAAATCTTGCTTATCAATTAAATGACCCGCTAAACAATCAAGCTCAACTGAATAGCCAGATTCAAGAAGAGGATGATGAAAGTTTAAAAAAGAAGAAAATTCGCATGGTATTGATAGGTGTTGTTTTTTTAGTCTTGGCCGCCGTATTTTATACGGAAGTATTGGCTCCTCCAACTTCGACCAAGCCAAATAGATCAAATGATCCTTTTGCTAAAATGAATCCAAATGAACTCTCCCTATTAAAACAGAGAAAAGAAATTGCGAATGATTACTACTTTAAAAAGTCTTTTCGTTTAGCTCTTGATGAAACTCAAAAAATTTTAAAAAGATTCGAGGAGCTAGAGATCAATTTTAAAAAAACGAAGTTTGGGCAAGAAGTAGAGGAACTAGATAAGAAATCGGCTCTGGCTATAGAGGCGGAAAAGGAAATCATAGAATATAATACAAAGCAGGAAGAGCAAAGAAAAAATGAAGAGAAACTGACTCAGATAGCAGATCAATGTGCCACTAAATTAAAAAGCAATCCATCGATGACCATGTCGGAATACGACAATTGTATTGCTTCTGTTATTTATTTAAATCCCGCTCATCCAAAAATTCAGTCTGCCAAATTGAAAATTCAACAGGCTGAAGAAGAAAAATTAAGAAAAATGGCAGAGAATAAGGTCTATAGAGAAAATGTGTCTAAATTGAAGTGGATATACAAGAAAGCCGTTAAAACCGAGCAGGAAGGAAACTTCCTGCAAGCCATTGAAGACTACAAAGCGGTTCTCAAACAAAATCTTCCAGACCCTGAAGGTCTAAAAAAAGAATCCAATAGTAAAATCATTTCAATTGAAAAAATGATTTCCATGAAATCCATTAGCTTTGTGCAAGAAGCTGAAAAACTAGCTTCTGAAAAAAAGTACAAAGAAGCTATTCAAAGATTAAAGGCGGCACTCAAAGTGAATCCCATTGATATGACCTTAGATCAAAAAATTACTCTCTTTAAACGGGAGTTAGCAAAAGAGATTAAACCCATATGGGAAGAGGCCACCATCGAAGAGACTTATAGCCAGGTAGAATGCACTGAAAATAAATCCTGCGCTATTGAGAAATGGAAAAAAATCATTCTGATGGATGTACAAGATGGAGAATATTACATTAAGGCCTTTACTAAACTTAAAAAATACGGGGCGCACTAA
- the pssA gene encoding CDP-diacylglycerol--serine O-phosphatidyltransferase → MESSSQQPELSEKKFGMYVYILPNLVTTCNIFCGFFAIIYSMKQNYVYASYAIVIAALFDQLDGRLARLTRSTSKFGAEYDSLCDVVSFGVAPAILMFQWALQPFGRLGWMACFLYVACGAIRLARFNVQVNIIEKNYFQGLPIPMAGGIVASSVLAFTELDWSPWGNVLLLGIMILLAFVMVSNFRYRSFKDLDLKERLPFHYLIIGVGILFVVLLHPEVMLFVLFLSYATLGAVFGFFKWGKTVRKINASVYAPAKTDENDLISEDEYK, encoded by the coding sequence ATGGAATCATCGTCGCAGCAGCCTGAATTAAGTGAAAAAAAATTTGGAATGTATGTCTATATCCTTCCAAATTTAGTTACCACTTGTAATATTTTTTGTGGTTTCTTTGCCATTATTTATTCGATGAAACAAAATTACGTTTATGCTTCCTACGCTATCGTTATTGCCGCTTTATTCGACCAATTGGATGGCAGATTAGCTCGCCTCACAAGATCTACGAGTAAATTTGGAGCTGAGTATGATTCTCTCTGCGATGTGGTCAGTTTTGGCGTTGCTCCAGCGATCTTAATGTTTCAATGGGCACTCCAACCCTTTGGTCGACTTGGCTGGATGGCTTGCTTTTTATATGTCGCCTGTGGCGCAATTCGACTCGCCAGATTTAATGTTCAAGTAAATATCATTGAAAAAAATTACTTCCAGGGATTACCTATTCCCATGGCTGGTGGAATTGTCGCTTCCAGTGTTTTGGCCTTCACTGAGCTTGACTGGAGTCCCTGGGGCAATGTTTTATTGCTTGGAATTATGATTCTGCTTGCCTTTGTGATGGTCAGCAATTTTAGATACCGTAGCTTTAAAGATCTTGATTTAAAGGAACGACTCCCTTTCCATTACTTGATCATTGGGGTTGGAATTCTTTTTGTTGTCTTACTTCACCCCGAAGTCATGCTATTTGTTTTGTTTCTTTCCTATGCCACTTTGGGAGCTGTTTTTGGTTTTTTCAAATGGGGAAAAACGGTTCGAAAAATTAATGCTTCTGTTTATGCTCCTGCAAAAACAGATGAAAATGATTTGATATCCGAAGATGAATATAAATAG
- a CDS encoding biopolymer transporter ExbD, producing MGMKYQDEEPLSDINVVPLVDIILVVLIIFMVTAPMFMKPSINVNLPKAATGDQTQASKLNVSITVDGRLNLNGVFSSETKISEKAKEELAKNPEVQAVISADKDVSHGRVIAVLDIIKAAGVKKFAISIDKNK from the coding sequence ATGGGAATGAAATATCAAGATGAAGAACCCTTATCTGACATTAACGTTGTCCCGCTGGTTGATATCATTTTGGTTGTTTTAATTATTTTTATGGTAACAGCTCCCATGTTTATGAAGCCTTCTATCAATGTCAACCTACCAAAAGCCGCTACTGGAGATCAAACCCAGGCGAGCAAGCTGAATGTGTCAATCACTGTAGATGGACGATTAAATTTAAATGGTGTTTTTTCAAGTGAAACAAAAATTTCTGAAAAGGCTAAGGAAGAGCTAGCTAAAAATCCAGAGGTTCAGGCTGTTATTTCTGCAGACAAAGATGTTTCCCATGGCCGAGTCATCGCCGTGTTAGATATTATTAAAGCTGCAGGCGTCAAAAAATTTGCAATCTCTATTGATAAAAACAAATAG
- a CDS encoding helix-turn-helix domain-containing protein has product MRKDDARQLDHKTLEELRIRSIKRGHAGESPEAISKALGPNRSTIYTWLALYRDGGWSALKSRPTPDAKPRIDGKKMVDGNLSKDKESLQDRESGYIF; this is encoded by the coding sequence ATGAGAAAAGATGATGCCCGACAATTGGATCACAAGACTCTTGAAGAATTACGAATCAGATCCATCAAGCGAGGTCATGCTGGAGAAAGTCCAGAAGCGATTTCAAAAGCTCTCGGTCCCAACCGATCAACAATTTATACTTGGCTTGCACTTTATCGCGATGGTGGTTGGAGCGCTTTGAAGTCGAGGCCGACGCCGGATGCAAAGCCAAGAATTGATGGTAAGAAAATGGTTGATGGAAATTTATCCAAAGATAAAGAGTCGCTCCAAGATCGAGAAAGCGGATATATATTTTGA
- a CDS encoding sulfatase-like hydrolase/transferase, producing the protein MMVKVIFILFILVLSSCKNKNDPNYLIILIENLNSKAIYCDTEENQKKRSGFQVVCDEFHKFTHVYTTSTQGLPALTSLLTGLYPYDHKVRSNTENYLTPEFQTFIEDAKENENYKTRFISGGQPFFRKSGIHQGFDLFDDHISSEKDMRSLNENLEIYFSQLQNEKKKKHISLIHVSDLKYTFKETQNELAETRNLTFDSQIEEVDEKLFFLFSKLKSEKSWDNLKVFIIGLNGLPNVDINAEFSQLNLKSDSTQVAFYFKDVKKNAINAKPQVVSTVLSLKDIGEMFKNSFQKTKTESESYESSESSESREKINEQAANFKDFDIEKVKEINQERSDYIVIESAWAKSNQLGDIRAAIIDENYLFIFDKQFQLFNRLSDSNEQYPQPLNGFLVERIKRYEKYLFEKNYQLFEKSKNLKLVLNDFNLLIKENYSQNYRSEFYEYFKLLSLIEKKDLAQIELMINKNPDLKKDECLNGYPKLFISIGKKRNCHHLASRLFLDYIDPELSNNKDLKVFVQSELSSLQVIRNLYRKNLKLNLDYFPIATFKVENIRPYIILTLGHFPTN; encoded by the coding sequence ATGATGGTCAAGGTGATTTTTATTCTATTTATTTTAGTCTTATCTTCCTGTAAAAATAAGAACGATCCAAATTATCTAATTATCCTTATTGAAAATCTCAACTCCAAAGCTATTTATTGTGATACTGAAGAAAATCAAAAAAAAAGATCTGGGTTTCAAGTCGTTTGTGATGAGTTTCATAAATTTACTCATGTCTATACCACATCAACTCAAGGTTTACCGGCACTGACTTCTTTGCTTACGGGGCTCTATCCTTATGATCATAAGGTGCGATCTAATACTGAAAATTATTTAACACCGGAGTTTCAAACCTTTATCGAAGACGCTAAGGAAAATGAAAATTATAAGACTCGCTTTATTTCTGGAGGCCAACCATTTTTTAGAAAAAGTGGAATTCATCAAGGTTTCGACTTGTTTGATGACCATATTTCATCAGAAAAAGACATGAGATCATTAAATGAAAATCTAGAAATTTATTTTAGTCAGTTGCAAAATGAAAAAAAGAAAAAACATATTAGCTTGATTCATGTTTCTGACCTTAAGTACACTTTTAAAGAGACCCAAAATGAATTGGCGGAAACGAGAAATTTAACTTTTGATAGTCAAATTGAAGAAGTGGACGAAAAATTATTTTTTTTGTTTTCAAAATTAAAATCAGAGAAAAGTTGGGATAATTTAAAAGTATTTATAATTGGACTCAATGGTCTTCCTAATGTCGATATAAATGCTGAATTCTCACAGCTAAATCTAAAAAGTGATAGCACACAGGTTGCATTTTATTTTAAAGATGTTAAAAAAAATGCTATCAACGCCAAACCCCAAGTCGTCAGTACCGTTTTATCATTGAAAGATATCGGGGAAATGTTTAAAAATTCATTTCAAAAAACCAAAACTGAATCTGAATCTTATGAATCTTCTGAATCTTCTGAATCTAGAGAAAAAATAAATGAGCAAGCTGCTAACTTTAAAGATTTTGACATCGAGAAAGTTAAAGAAATTAACCAAGAAAGAAGCGATTACATTGTTATCGAATCGGCCTGGGCTAAAAGTAATCAGTTGGGTGATATTAGGGCAGCTATCATAGATGAAAACTATCTGTTTATTTTTGATAAACAATTTCAACTTTTTAATAGATTGTCTGATAGTAATGAACAATACCCACAACCCCTCAATGGATTTCTCGTTGAACGAATAAAAAGGTACGAGAAGTATTTATTCGAAAAAAACTATCAATTATTTGAAAAAAGCAAAAATTTAAAGTTGGTTTTAAACGACTTCAATTTGTTAATTAAGGAAAATTATAGTCAAAACTATCGTTCTGAGTTTTATGAATATTTTAAACTTTTAAGTTTAATTGAAAAAAAAGATTTAGCTCAAATTGAATTGATGATAAATAAAAATCCTGATCTCAAAAAAGATGAGTGTTTAAATGGTTATCCTAAATTGTTCATTAGTATTGGAAAAAAAAGAAACTGTCACCACTTGGCCAGTAGATTATTTTTAGATTATATTGACCCCGAATTATCTAACAATAAAGATTTAAAAGTTTTCGTTCAAAGTGAGCTTTCCAGTTTGCAAGTGATAAGAAATCTTTATCGAAAGAATTTAAAGTTAAATTTGGATTACTTTCCAATCGCCACATTTAAGGTAGAAAATATTAGGCCTTATATTATTTTAACATTAGGGCACTTTCCTACAAATTAA
- a CDS encoding SDR family oxidoreductase, whose product MKSLKNKTLFLTGGSRGIGLAIAQKAAQEGANIVIAAKTVERHPKLDGTIFTAAESITKLGGTALPLECDIRDEQAIKMAVQKAVNQFGGIDILVLNASSIYLTPTDKTEFKRWNLMHEVILRGSFFTVQNCLPYLMKSKEPHILALCPPLNIQAKWLSPYLAYSLAKFGLSLSVTGWAEEFKNQIPVNGLWPKTLIATAAVLNLLGGESMIKKSRKPEIVAEAAKWILTGNSVSGQIYLDEEIIMDQLKLDPKSYAVDPSQEPVLDIYVNN is encoded by the coding sequence ATGAAATCACTAAAAAATAAAACTCTATTTTTAACCGGTGGAAGCCGTGGGATTGGCTTGGCCATAGCTCAGAAAGCGGCTCAAGAGGGAGCCAATATTGTTATCGCTGCTAAAACAGTCGAAAGACATCCAAAACTTGATGGCACTATTTTTACGGCTGCAGAGTCTATTACCAAACTAGGGGGGACTGCCTTACCCCTAGAGTGCGATATCAGGGATGAACAGGCGATTAAAATGGCAGTTCAAAAAGCTGTAAATCAATTTGGTGGAATTGATATCTTAGTGCTCAATGCCAGCTCCATTTATTTAACTCCAACAGATAAGACTGAATTTAAAAGATGGAATCTAATGCATGAAGTGATTTTAAGAGGTTCTTTTTTCACCGTACAAAATTGCCTGCCCTATTTAATGAAATCTAAAGAACCACATATTTTAGCGCTCTGCCCGCCATTAAATATTCAAGCTAAATGGTTGTCTCCTTATTTAGCCTATAGCTTAGCCAAATTTGGACTTAGCCTATCCGTTACAGGTTGGGCTGAAGAGTTTAAGAATCAAATACCTGTGAATGGATTGTGGCCAAAAACGCTGATTGCCACAGCGGCTGTTTTAAATCTTTTAGGAGGAGAATCCATGATTAAAAAAAGTCGCAAGCCAGAAATTGTCGCTGAAGCAGCGAAATGGATTCTCACTGGAAACTCAGTCTCTGGGCAGATCTACCTTGATGAAGAAATTATTATGGATCAATTAAAATTAGACCCAAAAAGTTATGCCGTCGATCCTAGCCAGGAACCTGTTCTTGATATTTATGTTAATAATTAA